Proteins encoded within one genomic window of Musa acuminata AAA Group cultivar baxijiao unplaced genomic scaffold, Cavendish_Baxijiao_AAA HiC_scaffold_1074, whole genome shotgun sequence:
- the LOC135666137 gene encoding NAC transcription factor 29-like produces MSNPTSLPPGFRFHPTDEELILHYLRNRASSMPCPVSIIAEVDIYKFDPWELPAKALFGDREWYFFSPRDRKYPNGVRPNRAAASGYWKATGTDKPIVASKGMSDNIGVKKALVFYKGKPPKGVKTDWIMHEYRLAEALRSNNYQTIKLRGSSMRLDDWVLCRIYKKSNHQLPLDAEQEDTGVEAASPHSMQQNGFLKLPKSYSLTELLDAADYSTLARLLENPPDVLGSQNCSINYPDSNPSFVPHCNQAELPVPIKDNVLKRKQIVNSSCFEEDDEFSFPAKKPTVPRTFDNTAFDSLPYSLLLSSDLGLQLGHSAQQAKAAYEM; encoded by the exons ATGTCGAATCCGACCAGTCTTCCACCGGGGTTCCGATTCCACCCCACCGACGAGGAGCTCATCCTTCACTACCTGAGGAACCGAGCTTCCTCGATGCCATGCCCGGTGTCGATCATCGCCGAGGTCGACATCTACAAGTTCGACCCGTGGGAGCTCCCCG CCAAAGCGCTGTTCGGGGATCgagagtggtacttcttcagcccCCGGGATCGGAAGTACCCCAACGGGGTGCGGCCGAATCGGGCGGCGGCGTCCGGGTACTGGAAGGCGACGGGGACGGACAAGCCCATCGTTGCGAGCAAGGGGATGAGCGACAACATTGGGGTCAAGAAGGCGCTCGTGTTCTACAAGGGGAAGCCCCCCAAGGGGGTGAAGACGGACTGGATCATGCACGAGTACCGCCTCGCCGAAGCTCTGAGGAGCAACAATTACCAGACCATCAAACTCAGAGGATCCTCCATGAGA CTAGATGACTGGGTCCTCTGCCGAATCTACAAGAAGAGCAATCATCAACTACCGCTGGATGCAGAGCAAGAAGACACGGGCGTGGAGGCTGCCTCGCCACACAGCATGCAGCAGAACGGCTTCCTCAAGCTGCCGAAATCCTACTCTCTGACCGAGCTCCTCGACGCCGCAGATTACTCGACGCTCGCGCGACTGCTGGAGAACCCACCGGATGTACTGGGATCACAAAACTGTTCGATCAATTACCCCGATTCGAACCCATCGTTCGTCCCTCACTGCAACCAAGCCGAGCTTCCTGTTCCGATCAAAGACAACGTTCTGAAGCGCAAGCAGATAGTGAACAGTAGTTGCTTCGAAGAGGACGACGAGTTCTCATTCCCCGCAAAGAAACCAACAGTTCCAAGGACGTTCGACAACACCGCGTTCGATTCACTGCCTTACTCGTTGCTGCTGAGCTCTGACTTGGGCTTGCAGTTAGGGCACAGTGCTCAGCAGGCCAAAGCAGCATACGAGATGTGA